The window CCCCGGCTATCGCGCCAGGCCATCTGCAGCGCCCAGCGCAACCAACCCGTTCGCAGTTCAGCCATGGCGTGCGTTGGTGGCGGTATGAACCGGCTCGTCAGCCACGATGCGCCCTGCCCGCAGGTGCAGGATGCGTCCGGTACGTCGTGCCAGCTCCAGGTTGTGCGTGACAATGACCAGCGTAGTACCAGCCGTTGCGTTCAGCTCGAAGAGCAGATCTGCGACCACAGCCCCGGTTTCAGCATCCAGATTACCGGTCGGTTCATCGGCAAACAACAGGCGGGGACGGTTGATAAATGCCCGTGCCAGCGCCACCCGCTGTTGCTCACCGCCTGAGAGCTGCCGTGGATAGTGATGCAGCCGGTCTCCCAGCCCTACCCGCTCCAATAGCGCAACCGCCCGCCGACGTGCCGTGCGATCACCGCGCAGCTCAGCCGGCACCATGACGTTTTCCAGAGCCGTCAGTGTCGGCAGTAGTTGAAAAGTCTGAAAGACAAAGCCCACAAGCCGGTTACGAAGCGCTGCGCGCGCGTCTTCGTCGAGCATGGTCAGCTCCTGACCATCCAGCCATACCCTACCAGTCGTGGGCAAATCCAGCCCGGCACATAGCCCCAGCAACGTCGTTTTACCGCTGCCCGAGGGACCTACAATCGCACAGGCTTCTCCTTCGGCTACCGAAAAAGAAACGTCCCGGAGCACCGTCAGCGTTCGCGTCCCGCTCCGGTAAGTCTTTGTTAGATGCGCAACCTGTAGCATGCAGATATTCGACAGATGCTTACGATCAAGCTCCTTATAACCGGTCGAGCCAGTTCGGTTCTGACAAGGCCGGGCAACCGCTGCCCCATACATACCCATCCGACGGTGACCGCATCGACACCAGACCCCGGCACCAAGCTGTCTCCGTTCGCTGCTGCGCTGAAGATCCTGGCCTGGTTCAGAGATAGAGTTCGCGCCTGTGCCACGTGCACTG of the Rhodothermus sp. genome contains:
- a CDS encoding ABC transporter ATP-binding protein, producing the protein MLQVAHLTKTYRSGTRTLTVLRDVSFSVAEGEACAIVGPSGSGKTTLLGLCAGLDLPTTGRVWLDGQELTMLDEDARAALRNRLVGFVFQTFQLLPTLTALENVMVPAELRGDRTARRRAVALLERVGLGDRLHHYPRQLSGGEQQRVALARAFINRPRLLFADEPTGNLDAETGAVVADLLFELNATAGTTLVIVTHNLELARRTGRILHLRAGRIVADEPVHTATNARHG